A stretch of the Malus sylvestris chromosome 10, drMalSylv7.2, whole genome shotgun sequence genome encodes the following:
- the LOC126587290 gene encoding NADPH-dependent aldehyde reductase-like protein, chloroplastic, whose product MATQTTLPLNGRVAIVTGGSRGIGRAIATQLHSAGARVVINYASSNSTQADQLVSELNHETTQLRAIAVRADVSDPDQVKQLFEKSEEEFGSQVHIVVNCAGVLDPKYPSLANTTVEEWDNTFNVNTKGAFLVSREAAKRLARGGGGRIIMITTSLVGALMPGYAAYAASKAAVETMAKILAKELKGTAITVNCVAPGPVATELFFAGKSEETIKRIEDASPLGRLGEPKDVSQLVGFLAGDAGELVNGQVIRVNGGFVI is encoded by the coding sequence ATGGCTACTCAAACAACCCTTCCCCTCAACGGTCGCGTAGCAATCGTGACTGGCGGTTCGCGCGGCATTGGCCGTGCCATCGCAACCCAACTCCACTCTGCCGGTGCAAGGGTAGTGATCAATTATGCTTCATCAAACTCAACACAAGCAGATCAACTAGTCTCTGAGCTGAATCACGAGACTACCCAACTACGTGCCATTGCAGTTCGAGCAGACGTTTCGGACCCCGATCAGGTAAAGCAACTCTTTGAAAAATCGGAAGAAGAATTCGGGAGCCAAGTCCACATCGTTGTGAACTGCGCAGGAGTTTTGGATCCAAAGTATCCTAGTTTGGCCAACACGACAGTGGAAGAATGGGACAACACATTCAACGTGAACACCAAAGGCGCGTTCTTAGTTTCCAGAGAAGCGGCCAAGAGGCTGGCGCGTGGCGGCGGTGGGAGAATAATCATGATAACGACGTCCCTTGTAGGGGCGCTTATGCCGGGGTACGCAGCTTATGCGGCATCCAAGGCGGCGGTGGAGACGATGGCTAAGATTTTGGCTAAGGAGCTCAAGGGCACCGCAATAACTGTGAATTGCGTTGCGCCGGGGCCTGTGGCGACGGAGCTGTTCTTTGCCGGCAAAAGTGAGGAGACGATTAAGAGGATTGAGGATGCTTCACCTCTGGGTCGATTAGGTGAGCCCAAGGATGTGTCTCAGCTTGTAGGGTTTTTGGCGGGAGATGCTGGGGAGTTGGTTAATGGCCAGGTCATTAGGGTCAATGGTGGATTTGTCATATGA